Proteins from a single region of Shinella zoogloeoides:
- a CDS encoding NADH:ubiquinone oxidoreductase — protein MTKPVGQDANATNVPPAEAAGDDPFGLSPWLKEMPDVPLHPLMAHPMAAMAATTAIGFGIAGQMAGAMLGVMQSAAERTKAMLDEAAELAAKAEAAKETAAPVKAKPELRVVPKAEPEMKVAREKSATPKAAEARPVRRAPAAKAAKADDLKAISGIGPKLEQVLNGMGLRRYADIAALTDADAARIEAELGLDGRIARDGWVEQARTLAKGRG, from the coding sequence ATGACCAAGCCGGTTGGACAGGATGCGAATGCGACCAACGTCCCGCCGGCTGAAGCTGCCGGCGACGACCCGTTCGGTCTGTCGCCGTGGCTGAAGGAGATGCCGGACGTGCCGCTGCACCCGCTGATGGCGCATCCGATGGCGGCGATGGCCGCCACGACCGCGATCGGTTTCGGCATTGCGGGCCAGATGGCCGGGGCGATGCTGGGCGTGATGCAGAGCGCGGCGGAGCGGACGAAGGCGATGCTGGACGAGGCGGCGGAACTCGCCGCCAAGGCCGAAGCCGCGAAAGAGACGGCAGCGCCGGTGAAGGCGAAGCCGGAGCTGCGGGTGGTTCCGAAGGCGGAACCGGAGATGAAGGTGGCGCGCGAAAAGAGCGCGACGCCGAAGGCGGCGGAAGCCAGGCCGGTGCGCAGAGCGCCGGCGGCTAAAGCCGCAAAGGCCGATGACCTGAAGGCGATTTCGGGCATCGGGCCGAAGCTGGAGCAGGTGCTGAACGGCATGGGCTTGCGGCGCTACGCCGACATCGCGGCCCTGACGGACGCGGATGCGGCAAGGATCGAAGCCGAACTCGGCCTCGACGGGCGGATTGCCCGCGACGGCTGGGTGGAGCAGGCAAGGACGCTGGCGAAGGGCAGGGGCTAG
- the nuoG gene encoding NADH-quinone oxidoreductase subunit NuoG translates to MAKLIVDGKEIEVPDHFTLLQACEEAGAEVPRFCFHERLSVAGNCRMCLVEVKGGPPKPAASCAMGVRDLRPGPNGEPPEVFTTTPMVKKAREGVMEFLLINHPLDCPICDQGGECDLQDQAMAFGIDSSRYAENKRAVEDKHIGPLVKTVMTRCIHCTRCVRFTTEVAGISELGLIGRGEDAEITTYLEQAMTSELQGNVVDLCPVGALTSKPFAFTARPWELNKTESVDVMDAVGSAIRVDTRGREVMRILPRVNEQINEEWISDKTRYIWDGLKTQRLDRPYVRKDGRLQPASWAEAFGAIKAAVAGKAGDRIGAIAGDLASVEEIYALRELMTALGSKNVDCRQDGSALDPSLGRASYIFNPTIEGIEQADALLIVGSNPRLEAAVLNARIRKRWRMDNFPIGVIGEEGELRYGYEYLGAGTDTLSGLIDGSVKFAAKLKKAERPMIIVGQGALSRADGLAVLSAVSALAEKVGAVKADWNGLAVLHTAASRVGGLDLGFVPGEGGKTAADMLTGTDVLFLLGADEMDFSKKTAFTVYIGSHGDNAAHVADVILPGATYTEKSGIWVNTEGRVQMGNRAGFAPGDAREDWAILRALSDVLGKKLPFDSLVQLRAHLYAAHPHFAAIDEIAAGDIADLSALAKKGGTMANSGFASPVKDFYLTNPIARASAVMAECSALARNNFKAAAE, encoded by the coding sequence ATGGCAAAGCTGATAGTCGACGGAAAAGAAATCGAAGTCCCGGATCACTTCACGCTGCTTCAGGCGTGTGAGGAGGCGGGCGCCGAGGTTCCGCGCTTCTGTTTCCACGAGCGGCTGTCGGTTGCCGGCAACTGCCGCATGTGCCTCGTCGAGGTGAAGGGCGGCCCGCCGAAGCCGGCGGCCTCCTGCGCCATGGGCGTGCGTGACCTGCGCCCCGGCCCGAACGGCGAACCGCCGGAAGTCTTCACGACCACGCCGATGGTCAAGAAGGCGCGCGAAGGCGTCATGGAATTCCTGCTGATCAACCACCCGCTGGATTGCCCGATCTGCGACCAGGGCGGCGAATGCGACCTGCAGGACCAGGCGATGGCCTTCGGCATCGATTCGTCGCGCTACGCCGAAAACAAGCGCGCGGTCGAGGACAAGCATATCGGTCCGCTCGTCAAGACGGTCATGACGCGCTGCATCCACTGCACGCGCTGCGTCCGCTTCACGACGGAAGTGGCCGGCATCAGTGAGCTTGGCCTCATCGGCCGCGGCGAAGACGCCGAGATCACCACCTATCTCGAACAGGCGATGACCTCCGAGCTGCAGGGCAACGTGGTCGACCTCTGCCCGGTCGGTGCGCTGACCTCCAAGCCCTTCGCCTTCACGGCCCGTCCGTGGGAGTTGAACAAGACGGAATCCGTCGACGTCATGGACGCCGTCGGCTCGGCCATCCGCGTCGATACGCGCGGCCGTGAAGTCATGCGCATCCTGCCGCGCGTCAACGAACAGATCAACGAAGAGTGGATCTCCGACAAGACCCGCTACATCTGGGATGGCCTGAAGACCCAGCGCCTCGACCGCCCCTATGTCCGCAAGGACGGCCGCCTCCAGCCGGCAAGCTGGGCCGAGGCCTTCGGCGCCATCAAGGCCGCCGTCGCCGGCAAGGCGGGCGACCGCATCGGCGCTATCGCCGGTGATCTCGCCTCCGTCGAGGAAATCTACGCGCTGCGCGAACTGATGACCGCGCTCGGCTCGAAGAACGTCGACTGCCGTCAGGACGGCTCGGCGCTCGATCCGTCGCTCGGCCGCGCCAGCTACATCTTCAACCCGACCATCGAAGGCATCGAGCAGGCCGACGCGCTGCTCATCGTCGGCTCTAACCCGCGCCTGGAAGCGGCCGTGCTCAACGCCCGCATCCGCAAGCGCTGGCGCATGGACAACTTCCCGATCGGCGTGATCGGCGAAGAGGGCGAACTGCGCTACGGCTACGAATATCTCGGCGCCGGCACGGACACGCTTTCCGGCCTCATCGACGGTTCGGTCAAGTTCGCCGCCAAGCTGAAGAAGGCCGAGCGCCCGATGATCATCGTCGGCCAGGGCGCGCTGTCGCGCGCCGATGGCCTTGCCGTTCTCTCGGCCGTCTCCGCGCTGGCGGAAAAGGTCGGCGCGGTGAAGGCGGACTGGAACGGCCTTGCCGTGCTCCATACCGCGGCCTCGCGCGTCGGCGGCCTCGATCTCGGCTTCGTGCCGGGTGAGGGGGGCAAGACCGCTGCCGACATGCTGACGGGCACCGACGTGCTCTTCCTGCTCGGCGCGGACGAGATGGACTTCTCGAAGAAGACCGCCTTCACGGTCTATATCGGCTCGCACGGCGACAATGCGGCGCATGTCGCCGACGTCATCCTGCCGGGCGCGACCTATACCGAGAAGTCGGGCATCTGGGTCAACACCGAAGGCCGCGTCCAGATGGGCAACCGCGCCGGCTTCGCGCCGGGCGACGCCCGCGAGGACTGGGCGATCCTGCGTGCGCTTTCCGACGTGCTCGGCAAGAAGCTGCCGTTCGATTCGCTGGTGCAACTGCGCGCGCATCTCTATGCCGCGCACCCGCATTTCGCGGCGATCGACGAGATTGCAGCCGGCGATATCGCCGATCTTTCCGCCCTTGCGAAAAAAGGCGGGACGATGGCGAATTCCGGGTTTGCGTCTCCGGTCAAAGACTTCTATTTGACGAACCCGATAGCGCGCGCCTCCGCGGTCATGGCCGAATGCTCGGCGCTTGCCCGCAACAATTTCAAAGCCGCGGCGGAATGA
- the nuoH gene encoding NADH-quinone oxidoreductase subunit NuoH, with protein sequence MDAFVSTYVWPGVIMVAQSLLLLVALLVFIAYILLADRKIWAAVQLRRGPNVVGPWGLFQSFADLLKFVFKEPVIPATANKVIFLLAPLVSVTLALATWAVVPLNNGWVIANINVGILYIFAISSLEVYGIIMGGWASNSKYPFLGALRSAAQMVSYEVSIGFVIVTVLLCVGSLNLTDIVMSQSDGLGTRLGLPSSFLDWHWLSLFPMFIIFFISSLAETNRPPFDLPEAESELVAGFMVEYGSTPYMMFMLGEYAAICLMCALMTILFLGGWLPPVDVWFLNWVPGIVWFILKASFVFFMFAMVKAFVPRYRYDQLMRLGWKVFLPISLAMVVIVAFVLKLTGWSA encoded by the coding sequence ATGGACGCTTTCGTTTCGACCTATGTCTGGCCCGGCGTGATCATGGTGGCGCAGTCGCTGCTGCTGCTGGTCGCGCTTCTGGTCTTCATCGCCTACATCCTTCTTGCCGACCGCAAGATCTGGGCGGCCGTGCAGCTTCGCCGCGGCCCGAACGTCGTCGGCCCCTGGGGTCTGTTCCAGTCCTTCGCCGACCTTCTGAAGTTCGTCTTCAAGGAGCCGGTGATTCCGGCGACGGCCAACAAGGTGATCTTCCTGCTCGCCCCGCTGGTCTCCGTGACGCTGGCGCTCGCCACCTGGGCGGTCGTGCCGCTCAACAATGGCTGGGTGATCGCCAATATCAATGTCGGCATCCTCTACATCTTCGCGATTTCCTCGCTCGAAGTGTACGGCATCATCATGGGCGGCTGGGCTTCGAACTCAAAGTACCCGTTCCTCGGCGCGCTGCGTTCGGCCGCACAGATGGTCTCCTATGAAGTGTCCATCGGCTTCGTCATCGTCACCGTGCTGCTCTGCGTCGGCTCGCTGAACCTGACGGATATCGTCATGTCGCAGAGCGATGGCCTCGGCACGCGCCTCGGCCTGCCGTCGTCCTTCCTCGACTGGCACTGGCTGTCGCTGTTCCCGATGTTCATCATCTTCTTCATCTCGTCGCTTGCCGAGACGAACCGTCCGCCCTTCGACCTTCCGGAAGCCGAATCCGAACTCGTCGCCGGCTTCATGGTGGAATACGGCTCGACCCCGTACATGATGTTCATGCTCGGCGAATATGCCGCTATCTGCCTGATGTGCGCGCTGATGACGATCCTGTTCCTCGGCGGCTGGCTGCCTCCGGTCGACGTCTGGTTCCTCAACTGGGTCCCGGGCATCGTCTGGTTCATCCTCAAGGCATCCTTCGTCTTCTTCATGTTCGCGATGGTGAAGGCCTTCGTGCCGCGCTATCGCTACGACCAGCTCATGCGTCTCGGCTGGAAGGTCTTCCTTCCGATCTCGCTGGCCATGGTCGTCATCGTCGCATTCGTGCTGAAGCTCACGGGCTGGTCCGCATGA
- the nuoI gene encoding NADH-quinone oxidoreductase subunit NuoI, translated as MASLSQAVNSLFLKEFVGAFFLSMRYFFRPKATVNYPFEKGPVSPRFRGEHALRRYPNGEERCIACKLCEAICPAQAITIEAGPRRNDGTRRTVRYDIDMVKCIYCGFCQEACPVDAIVEGPNFEFSTETREELYYDKQKLLENGDRWEREIARNIAMDSPYR; from the coding sequence ATGGCTAGTCTTTCGCAAGCCGTAAATTCGCTGTTCCTCAAGGAATTCGTCGGCGCGTTCTTCCTGTCGATGCGCTACTTCTTCCGCCCGAAGGCGACGGTGAACTATCCCTTCGAAAAGGGCCCGGTCTCCCCGCGCTTCCGCGGCGAGCACGCGCTGCGCCGCTACCCGAACGGCGAGGAACGCTGCATCGCCTGCAAGCTGTGCGAGGCCATCTGTCCGGCCCAGGCCATCACCATCGAGGCCGGCCCGCGCCGCAACGACGGCACGCGCCGCACGGTGCGCTACGACATCGACATGGTGAAGTGCATCTATTGCGGCTTCTGCCAGGAAGCCTGCCCGGTCGACGCCATCGTCGAAGGTCCGAATTTCGAATTCTCGACCGAGACGCGCGAAGAGCTCTACTACGACAAGCAGAAGCTCCTCGAGAACGGCGATCGCTGGGAGCGGGAAATCGCCCGCAACATCGCTATGGATTCGCCTTACCGCTGA
- a CDS encoding NADH-quinone oxidoreductase subunit J, with translation MGLQALFFYLFAFVAVASAFMVIASRNPVYSVLFLILTFFNSAGLFLLTGAEFLAMILLVVYVGAVAVLFLFVVMMLDIDFAELRAGALEYAPVGALIGIILAIELVVVVGGSTLSPEIAANASMPIPPVAERQNTAALGDVLYTHYVYYFQIAGLVLLVAMIGAIVLTLRHKPHIKRQNISQQVARTPETAVEVVKVKPGQGI, from the coding sequence ATGGGTCTGCAGGCTCTATTCTTCTATCTGTTCGCCTTCGTGGCGGTGGCGTCCGCCTTCATGGTGATCGCGTCCAGGAACCCGGTCTATTCCGTGCTGTTCCTGATCCTCACCTTCTTCAATTCGGCGGGCCTGTTCCTCCTGACGGGCGCCGAGTTCCTGGCGATGATCCTGCTGGTCGTCTATGTCGGCGCCGTCGCGGTTCTCTTCCTCTTCGTCGTCATGATGCTGGACATCGACTTTGCCGAGCTGCGCGCGGGCGCGCTGGAATATGCCCCGGTCGGCGCGCTGATCGGCATCATCCTCGCCATCGAGCTGGTGGTCGTGGTCGGCGGCTCGACGCTCTCGCCGGAGATCGCCGCCAACGCCTCGATGCCGATCCCGCCGGTGGCTGAGCGCCAGAACACCGCCGCCCTCGGCGACGTGCTCTATACGCATTACGTCTACTACTTCCAGATCGCCGGCCTCGTGCTGCTCGTCGCCATGATCGGCGCGATCGTGCTGACGCTGCGTCACAAGCCACATATCAAGCGCCAGAACATCTCGCAGCAGGTCGCCCGCACGCCGGAAACCGCCGTCGAGGTGGTCAAGGTGAAGCCCGGGCAGGGCATCTGA
- the nuoK gene encoding NADH-quinone oxidoreductase subunit NuoK — protein sequence MEIGISHYLTVSAILFVLGVFGIFLNRKNVIVILMSIELILLSVNINMVAFSHFLNDIVGQVFALFILTVAAAEAAIGLAILVVFYRNRGSIAVEDVNMMKG from the coding sequence ATGGAAATCGGTATTTCCCACTATCTCACCGTCAGCGCCATCCTGTTCGTCCTCGGCGTGTTCGGCATCTTCCTGAACCGGAAGAACGTCATCGTCATCCTGATGTCGATCGAACTCATCCTGCTGTCGGTCAACATCAACATGGTCGCGTTCTCGCACTTCCTGAACGATATCGTCGGCCAGGTCTTCGCGCTGTTCATTCTGACCGTCGCGGCTGCGGAAGCGGCCATCGGTCTTGCAATTCTCGTCGTCTTCTACCGTAACCGCGGTTCGATCGCCGTCGAAGACGTCAATATGATGAAGGGCTGA
- the nuoL gene encoding NADH-quinone oxidoreductase subunit L, with protein sequence MDTIIKAIVFLPLIGFLIAGLGGNAIGAKASEYVTSGFMIIAAALSWLVFFDVAMGETEVIKVSVLRWIQSGSFDVEWAFRVDTLTAVMLVVVNSVSTLVHVYSIGYMHHDPHRPRFFAYLSLFTFAMLMLVTSDNLLQMFFGWEGVGLASYLLIGFWYKKPSASAAAMKAFIVNRVGDFGFALGIFCVFVLFGSINFETIFATAATYLPAEGAADAAEPVINLFGMSLDKSQALTATCLLLFMGAMGKSAQFLLHTWLPDAMEGPTPVSALIHAATMVTAGVFLVARMSPIFELSHNALMVVTLVGAITAFFAATVGLVQNDIKRVIAYSTCSQLGYMFVALGIGAYGAAIFHLFTHAFFKALLFLGAGSVIHAVDGEQDMRYMGGLRKHIPVTFWMMTIGTLALTGVGIPGTVIGFAGFFSKDAIIESTFASHSPVAGFAFVMLVVAALFTSFYSWRLAFMTFFGKPRASADVMHHVHESPAVMLIPLYLLAAGAVAAGVIFVEYFYGHHYEEFWQGALFTGAENHLVHEFHNVPLWVKWSPFAAMAIGFVTAWYMYIRSPETPKALAEQHRGLYQFLLNKWYFDELYDFLFVRSAKALGKFLWKKGDGAVIDGLGPNGIAARVVDVTNRVVRLQTGYLYHYAFAMLLGIAALVTWMMLGSSL encoded by the coding sequence ATGGATACCATCATCAAGGCAATCGTCTTCCTTCCGCTGATCGGCTTCCTGATCGCCGGCCTCGGTGGCAACGCCATCGGCGCCAAGGCGTCGGAATACGTCACTTCCGGCTTCATGATCATCGCCGCCGCGCTGTCCTGGCTCGTCTTCTTCGACGTCGCCATGGGCGAGACGGAGGTGATCAAGGTCTCCGTGCTGCGCTGGATCCAGTCCGGCAGCTTCGATGTCGAATGGGCGTTCCGCGTCGATACGCTGACGGCCGTCATGCTCGTCGTCGTGAATTCGGTCTCGACGCTCGTGCATGTCTATTCTATCGGCTACATGCACCACGACCCGCATCGGCCGCGCTTCTTCGCCTATCTCTCGCTCTTCACCTTCGCCATGCTCATGCTGGTGACGTCCGACAACCTTCTCCAAATGTTCTTCGGCTGGGAAGGCGTGGGCCTGGCCTCGTACCTGCTGATCGGCTTCTGGTACAAGAAGCCCTCGGCCAGCGCCGCCGCCATGAAGGCCTTCATCGTCAACCGTGTCGGCGACTTCGGCTTCGCGCTCGGCATCTTCTGCGTCTTCGTGCTGTTCGGCTCGATCAATTTCGAGACCATCTTCGCCACGGCCGCGACCTACCTGCCGGCCGAAGGCGCTGCGGATGCCGCAGAGCCGGTCATCAACCTCTTCGGCATGAGCCTCGATAAGTCGCAGGCGCTGACGGCCACCTGCCTGCTGCTCTTCATGGGCGCGATGGGCAAGTCGGCGCAGTTCCTGCTGCACACCTGGCTGCCGGACGCCATGGAAGGCCCGACCCCGGTCTCGGCCCTCATCCATGCCGCCACCATGGTCACCGCCGGCGTCTTCCTCGTCGCCCGCATGTCGCCGATCTTCGAACTGTCGCACAATGCCCTGATGGTCGTGACGCTCGTCGGCGCCATCACCGCCTTCTTCGCGGCGACGGTCGGCCTCGTGCAGAACGATATCAAGCGCGTCATCGCCTATTCGACCTGCTCGCAGCTCGGCTACATGTTCGTGGCGCTCGGCATCGGCGCTTACGGCGCGGCGATCTTCCACCTCTTCACGCACGCCTTCTTCAAGGCCCTCCTGTTCCTTGGCGCCGGCTCGGTCATCCACGCCGTCGATGGCGAGCAGGACATGCGCTACATGGGTGGCCTTCGCAAGCACATCCCGGTCACGTTCTGGATGATGACCATCGGCACGCTGGCGCTCACCGGCGTCGGCATCCCGGGCACCGTCATCGGCTTCGCCGGCTTCTTCTCGAAGGACGCGATCATCGAATCGACCTTCGCCTCGCATAGCCCGGTCGCCGGCTTCGCCTTCGTGATGCTGGTCGTCGCCGCGCTCTTCACGAGCTTCTATTCCTGGCGTCTGGCCTTCATGACCTTCTTCGGCAAGCCGCGCGCTTCCGCAGACGTCATGCACCACGTCCATGAATCCCCGGCCGTGATGCTGATCCCGCTCTACCTGCTCGCCGCAGGCGCGGTCGCAGCCGGCGTGATCTTCGTGGAATATTTCTACGGTCATCACTACGAGGAATTCTGGCAGGGCGCGCTCTTCACGGGTGCCGAAAACCACCTTGTGCATGAGTTCCACAACGTCCCGCTCTGGGTGAAGTGGAGCCCGTTCGCCGCCATGGCCATCGGCTTCGTCACCGCCTGGTACATGTATATCCGTTCGCCCGAAACGCCGAAGGCCCTCGCAGAGCAGCACCGCGGTCTCTACCAGTTCCTGCTCAACAAGTGGTACTTCGACGAACTCTACGATTTCCTCTTCGTTCGTTCGGCGAAGGCGCTCGGCAAGTTCCTCTGGAAAAAGGGTGACGGCGCCGTCATCGACGGTCTCGGCCCGAACGGCATCGCCGCCCGCGTCGTCGACGTCACCAACCGCGTTGTCCGCCTGCAGACCGGCTACCTCTATCACTACGCATTCGCGATGCTGCTCGGTATTGCAGCACTCGTCACCTGGATGATGCTCGGGAGTTCCCTCTGA
- a CDS encoding NADH-quinone oxidoreductase subunit M — protein MTDWPILSAVTFLPLVGVALLLLTREDSPYGRRNILNVALLTTVFTFVLSLFIWVGFDYSNPGFQMVEKHEWLGTGISYHLGVDGISMLFVILSTFLMPFCVLASWNTIEKRLKEYMIAFLLLEVFMVGVFVSLDIVLFYVFFEAGLIPMFIIIGVWGGKDRVYASYKFFLYTLLGSVLMLLAIMAMYWQAGTTDITELLAYNFPAHMQTWLWLAFFASFAVKMPMWPVHTWLPDAHVQAPTAGSVILAGVLLKLGGYGFIRFSLAMFPLASDYFAPFVFALSVIAIIYTSLVAMMQDDIKKLIAYSSVAHMGYVTMGIFAANAQGLQGAIFQMLSHGIVSGALFLCVGVVYDRLHTREIAAYGGLVNNMPKYAVAFMIFTMANVGLPGTSGFVGEIMTLLGAFRANTWVALFATTGVILSASYALWLYRRVIFGALEKESLKSLLDLSGREKALLYPLVILTIFFGVYPAPVFDVTAASVDALLNQYSAALQAAQSVALSAN, from the coding sequence ATGACCGATTGGCCCATTCTTTCAGCGGTCACCTTCCTCCCGCTCGTCGGCGTGGCGCTCCTGCTGCTGACCCGCGAGGACAGCCCGTACGGCCGCCGCAACATCCTGAACGTGGCGCTGCTGACGACGGTCTTCACCTTCGTGCTCTCGCTCTTCATCTGGGTCGGCTTCGACTATTCGAACCCCGGCTTCCAGATGGTCGAGAAGCATGAATGGCTCGGCACCGGCATTTCCTACCACCTCGGCGTCGACGGCATCTCCATGCTGTTCGTCATCCTCTCGACCTTCCTGATGCCGTTCTGCGTGCTGGCAAGCTGGAACACCATCGAGAAGCGCCTGAAGGAATACATGATCGCCTTCCTGCTTCTGGAAGTGTTCATGGTCGGCGTGTTCGTCTCGCTCGATATCGTCCTCTTCTACGTCTTCTTCGAAGCGGGCCTCATTCCGATGTTCATCATCATCGGCGTGTGGGGCGGTAAGGATCGCGTCTACGCATCCTACAAGTTCTTCCTCTATACGCTGCTCGGCTCGGTGCTGATGCTGCTCGCCATCATGGCGATGTACTGGCAGGCCGGCACGACGGACATCACGGAACTGCTCGCCTACAATTTCCCGGCCCATATGCAGACCTGGCTGTGGCTCGCCTTCTTCGCCTCCTTCGCGGTGAAGATGCCGATGTGGCCGGTTCATACCTGGCTTCCCGACGCGCACGTTCAGGCGCCGACGGCAGGTTCGGTCATCCTGGCCGGCGTCCTTCTGAAGCTCGGCGGCTACGGCTTCATCCGTTTCTCGCTGGCTATGTTCCCGCTCGCCTCCGACTATTTCGCGCCCTTTGTCTTCGCGCTGTCGGTCATCGCCATCATCTACACCTCGCTGGTCGCGATGATGCAGGACGACATCAAGAAGCTGATCGCCTATTCGTCGGTCGCGCATATGGGCTATGTCACCATGGGTATCTTCGCGGCGAACGCGCAGGGTCTCCAGGGCGCCATCTTCCAGATGCTCTCGCACGGCATCGTCTCCGGCGCGCTCTTCCTTTGCGTCGGCGTCGTCTACGACCGGCTGCATACCCGCGAGATCGCGGCCTATGGCGGCCTCGTCAACAACATGCCGAAATACGCCGTCGCCTTCATGATCTTCACCATGGCGAATGTCGGCCTGCCCGGCACCTCCGGCTTCGTCGGCGAAATCATGACCCTGCTCGGCGCCTTCCGCGCCAACACCTGGGTCGCGCTCTTCGCCACCACCGGCGTCATCCTCTCGGCCTCCTACGCGCTGTGGCTCTACCGCCGCGTGATCTTCGGCGCGCTCGAGAAGGAAAGCCTGAAATCGCTGCTCGACCTGTCGGGCCGTGAAAAGGCGCTGCTCTACCCGCTGGTGATCCTGACGATCTTCTTCGGTGTCTATCCGGCGCCGGTCTTCGATGTGACGGCGGCTTCGGTCGACGCGCTTCTCAATCAATACTCCGCGGCTCTGCAAGCGGCGCAATCCGTTGCGCTCTCGGCGAACTGA
- the nuoN gene encoding NADH-quinone oxidoreductase subunit NuoN: MTADTLLASLQLSTPEIILAVGALVLLMIGVFSGERSGTTVTGLAVALFIIAGLWLVLATGEGQAYGGAFVSDAFAKFMKVLALIGSITAMVMTVGHARSEQLDRFEFPVLVVLSTLGMLLMISANSLLSLYLALELQSLALYVVAAINRESLRSTEAGLKYFVLGALSSGMLLYGMSLVYGFTGHIGFQEIAAALTAEGRSLGLVFGLVFILAGLAFKISAVPFHMWTPDVYEGAPTPVTAFFAAAPKVAAMAMLVRIVIDAFQPVVADWQQVIVFISIASMLLGSFAAIGQKNIKRLMAYSSIGHMGYALVGLASGSMAGVRGVALYMLIYMVMTLGTFAIILAMRRKEGGNVEEISDLAGLSSTNPFMATVMTILMFSLAGIPPMAGFFAKYFVFMAAIEAQLYALAIIGVLSSVVGAYYYLRVIKVMWFDEPTAEFARTSGELKLVFGLSGLFVLGYVLIGGPIGNAAEAAARTFF, encoded by the coding sequence ATGACTGCTGATACTCTCCTTGCCAGCCTTCAGCTCTCGACGCCCGAGATCATCCTCGCCGTCGGCGCCCTGGTCCTGCTGATGATCGGTGTATTCTCGGGCGAGCGCTCGGGCACCACCGTCACCGGCCTTGCCGTCGCCCTGTTCATCATCGCCGGTCTCTGGCTCGTGCTCGCCACGGGCGAGGGCCAGGCTTATGGCGGCGCCTTCGTCTCCGACGCCTTCGCCAAGTTCATGAAGGTGCTGGCGCTGATCGGCTCCATCACCGCCATGGTGATGACCGTCGGCCACGCCCGCTCGGAACAGCTCGACCGCTTCGAGTTCCCGGTGCTGGTCGTGCTGTCGACGCTCGGCATGCTGCTGATGATCTCGGCCAACAGCCTGCTGTCGCTCTACCTTGCGCTGGAACTCCAGTCGCTCGCCCTCTACGTGGTCGCCGCGATCAACCGCGAGAGCCTGCGCTCCACGGAAGCGGGCCTGAAGTACTTCGTGCTCGGCGCGCTCTCCTCGGGCATGCTGCTTTACGGCATGTCGCTGGTCTATGGCTTCACCGGCCATATCGGCTTCCAGGAAATCGCCGCGGCGCTCACGGCCGAAGGCCGCTCGCTCGGCCTCGTCTTCGGCCTGGTGTTCATCCTCGCCGGCCTTGCCTTCAAGATCTCGGCCGTGCCGTTCCACATGTGGACGCCGGATGTCTATGAAGGTGCGCCGACCCCGGTCACGGCCTTCTTCGCCGCCGCTCCCAAGGTCGCCGCCATGGCCATGCTGGTGCGCATCGTCATCGACGCCTTCCAGCCGGTCGTCGCCGACTGGCAGCAGGTCATCGTCTTCATCTCCATCGCCTCCATGCTGCTCGGCTCCTTCGCGGCCATCGGCCAGAAGAACATCAAGCGCCTGATGGCCTATTCGTCCATCGGCCACATGGGCTATGCGCTGGTCGGCCTTGCCTCCGGCTCCATGGCCGGCGTGCGCGGCGTTGCGCTCTACATGCTCATCTACATGGTCATGACGCTCGGCACCTTCGCCATCATCCTCGCCATGCGCCGCAAGGAAGGCGGCAATGTCGAGGAAATCAGCGATCTGGCGGGCCTGTCCTCGACCAATCCGTTCATGGCGACCGTCATGACGATCCTGATGTTCTCGCTGGCCGGCATCCCGCCGATGGCAGGCTTCTTCGCCAAGTACTTCGTGTTCATGGCGGCCATCGAAGCCCAGCTCTATGCGCTCGCCATCATCGGCGTGCTCTCCTCGGTCGTCGGCGCCTACTACTACCTGCGCGTCATCAAGGTCATGTGGTTCGATGAGCCGACCGCCGAATTCGCCCGTACCTCGGGCGAGCTGAAGCTGGTCTTCGGCCTCTCCGGCCTCTTCGTCCTCGGCTATGTGCTGATCGGCGGCCCGATCGGCAATGCGGCCGAGGCTGCGGCGCGGACCTTCTTTTGA